One Carya illinoinensis cultivar Pawnee chromosome 5, C.illinoinensisPawnee_v1, whole genome shotgun sequence genomic window, aattgaacacaaatattttaatatatggtTATTGGTTAAAGTATTCCTCTCGGAGAAGAAACTGTGTGGCTGGGCTGCCTTTTCTATATATCTTGGGAGGGgaaaatgttaattattagtgatttgaCTTACAACATCACACACATCATAGATCATCTCTTCGAAGGTGAAGGACATTTGGGTATAATGATTTCTATCTAGTTTAACACCAAGACTAATAAGCAGTTAATTCCAGCCCTGAGTCTTACTTTGCATTGAGATATGTATTAGGTGGCTCTTTCAATGATGTATAGCACATTAGAATAACGTTTTTGAAAGCATAGTGTCATGACACATTCCCAACTCATGTACAACTATTTATTTCTTCCGGCCTCCTTTACTCCTATTCTTCTTCTTATACTTGTTGTTGCCCTTACCCTTGTTTTGTGTTTCCTTGCTACTTTGGCTATAGGCTCCAGACACTGTAGCAACTTTTGAAGTATTTGACTTACCCTTATCAACACTGCTACCTTCCTTAGCCTCACTATCACTATCCATCTCATTGTACCGGTCCACTGATGTACTGTCGGCTTTTGATGTCTCTACCGGATGTATTGTGGTGAGTTGCAAGAAAAGCCTATTCAGGAAAGGTTCGACATGTTGTCTTCTTGACTGTAATCTCTTGGAAAGTTCGCCAATTGTTGACATATTGTTCCCAGGTTGCTGTTCCCTGATAAAGGTAAtgtaggagaaagaaaaaggggggggggggggagcaaaTCAGCAAGCATGGCATGTCTAACTCAATAAAGCCTTGCCTTCTTTGAACAAAGCATAAGAAGGCAAGGCATGTCTAATTCATTATATGCTTACCTTGCATCCAATGAAACAGAAAGTAGATTCAATTCATCGAGCATGCCAGCTACTTCCTTTAATAAGTTTTCATCCTCATGGTAAATATTCATTTGACGGCATTCACgtataataatacttaaaatgtGAATACATTCCCCCAGGTTTACCTAAATTTTTcatgaggaaaaagaaaattcagtATGGTGCTCATCAGCATATGCGTTCTGCCAAAGTTTAAAtacaatgtaaaaaaatattaccttCATTGTTTGGTCGTTTTCCAACATGCACCTTGGATCTCCACCAATCTCCAATGGCTTCAAAGCTTCAAATCTATCCCAAAAGTAACTATAATTAATTGGTAGCTTGATTCCAATTATGTTATTCAAATCACCCTGACTTGCCAAGTTTGAAGATGTGAGCTTATAACCCCCGTGGTCATAACTATCTGACGAAAGAACTTCACCACAAGCATTAGTTGCACCCACTTCAATATCTCCAATTTGACCTCGAGAGGCTTCAACTGTCCGAAGACGCAGGACTCTCAACATGTCCTCCTGGGACTGCTTTGCTGTCATATCAACAAAAATGGCATCTGCACATAAAAATTGCGAACAATTCTTTCCCAAACTCACAATTACAAGAGGATTGTGGAGCTTCTTAAATGCTTCAGCAAGCACATTTACATTCATATGTAAATGTTTCGGTCTTCTCCTAAGGACATCATAAAATTCGAATGGAAGTTGCTCTGTGATAGAGCTCCTACCAAGCAATTCAGAAAGTGAATCCGAAAAACACCCAGAGTTCAGATAAACCAAACATATTATAACAACCAATCTCAACACCAACAGTGGATAGTAATCCTTTGCATTAATATTAGACCTTCTGATCCATTCAAGTGTCTCCTTCTTATTGAAAAGAAGCTGCTGAACAAAATTGATAATTGACTCATAGATTCCTCCTAGGAAAGGTTGCACTTCATAAACAAAAGTGGAATTTGGGTAGTTATCTACCTCTTTGTAGATAAACCATTCAACAAAAGAAGACTTCGAAGTGATGAAGTAACCATGGAAGGAGGATGCCAAGATCAATAGGCGCTCAACTAGATACAAAAAACAATCAGGAGATATGtagtcattttctttcttccagTTTGCGTTATAAGTATCATTCAAAGCTTCATGGAGGCTGAATAGAAGAGACCACTCTCTTGGAGATTTACTGATATTGTCAGGTACAGTAGCGTGTGGAAATGAAATATCAACATTCCCACAAagattttgaatgaatgttttcCAGGGTGGGTTCCAATCTATATCatcaaacaattttaaaatcttcacGTACAAATCATTGTTTAGCTTACCCAATCCAAAAATTATCATCACAACTCTTCCAATTTTCCCATAAGTTAGCTTACCCCTCGAGCTGATGTTTTCCAATATCACTTGATGTAGTAAATTCTTAGAAACTTCACTCTCTCTTAGGGAAAACATGTTCTCTGCCAATGATTTTCGCCAATCTAGAGGAAATACATAGCCAAAGAAAGATTCAGCAGAAAATTTGACAAATCTCTCTATTACCTTGGGACCTTGGTACCCGCAGTCCAGATATTTGGATTCCAAAAGAGACTTTGCAACCTCATATATACGAGTAAGTGATCTACTTTGGCAAAACATGGAGAGGTTATTCTTTAATGAGAGATTATAAAGAGCTTCAAGATTCTTCAAAACCTGTAGGCCAACAGAAAGTATTTCTGAAGACCAGTAACTTTGAGCAGTCGAAGCTAAATGGCGAACATCAATAGAAACCAACTTTCCATTCTGATGAAGGAATCGATTATCCAAACCTCTCAACCAATCAGCACCAGGGTTGAGTAAAAGATAGATTGCATTAAGTTCACGGAATTGTCTCCACACTCCCATGTAATTCAAACAGAAATCTTCATATTGTTTATATTCATTAAGATCTTGGGTTTCAAGACTTCTGAGATACTTGAAAATGTTCACAACATGATCTTTCCAAATATTCCAAAAGTAAACCAGTGTTTCTATAGAAATCTGATTTCCAGAGATCATTTGATCCGAATGCTTTATTcgatcaaaaacaaaataatcttCCCAGATATACTTTGACGAGTTTGTATCAAGATGAGCATCTATAATTTTCCTGGCAGATATTATTTCACCACAAGCACTCTTATGTCTCTGAGAAGAATTCAAAGAGTTTTTCATGACGGACATACTAGTCTTCTCATTTGATAAAACATCAGCCTCTGTACAAACATAAGCATAGAAGTTGTTGGACTCATTCTTAGCAAATGACTTTGCTTTTGCCAAAAGCTCTTGTTTTTTTGCAAACTGCTTTAAAGGCCAGCCTTTACTTCCAGCTGTCCATAATGAGCTGGACAACACAAAGAGGAGAATTAGCATGGATGCTTCTTTGAAATTACCGGCCTTCCCAAGGAGATCAGAAGTCTTTAGTATCTCCCCTCTTAGCTTCGCAATGTTTGCAGCCTCTAAGAAGTTGCCCAATTCTTCTTCCAACAACAAAAGCTCATCAAAGCAACCTAGACGCTTCAAAAACTCGCGCATCAATTCTATGGAATGAAAACCTTTAACAAACCTCATCATGGATCTGTGATCTTTAAGCTCATAATAATGAAGAGCACAACCCTCTAGAAACTCATGTTCCATTTTTTCTGTTACTTTTCCTCTTCTAACCACACCAAAGCCGATAGTTGCATTTTGTTTCCAATCCTGAATGTACTCCAAACCCTTGTCAAATAATTTTCCCTTGGAGCAAACTTTTAAACATTCTGGGAAAAAATAGCCCCTGGCATAAACATCAGCAGCAAGTTCATAACATCCCGCGAGTGAAAAGCATTCCCCAGCCTTTTCCAGATCTGACTCCCcacatttttctaaataaagccTACCTGCAAGAGTAAGATTTTTGCCAAGTcagaaataaaaaatctcattaaaaCCAAACTATTCTCAAGTATTTTTTAGTGCTCAAGTTAATGTTTCAACTTTCATCATGTGTAGAAATTTATGgccaaaaatttagaaattaaataaaaagagttCCAGCCCTTAAATGACTGGGTTTGTGATACATgtacttatattaaaaattccATGAAGAACACCGTTTTAATGGAAAAGATGACAAAGTAAACAGTAAAAAGAAATACTTGTGAAGCACATTTTGGCCTCTTACATTCTCGTCCCTCAAGTCTTTTAAAGTGGCCACTACCCAATGTTGATTCCACCAAAGTAGGGTGGTCCTCACAGTAGTTTGGATATGGTTCTACTTTCAGTGTTTTTTCCACAAAGGGTTGGCCCATCTCCAAACTCAAATGTGCACTGGCATTTGACAGTTTGAGACTTTACAATTCCACTAGACAATGACTTCACTCGGAATTATTTCTATAATGTCAAAAGCTTCCAATACCAAAAAAGGTTCTAATTCAACTGTAAGACAGATTGAGGTTTTAAGATGCATCATACAttgcaaaaaaatttaacacCAAAACTAGAACCCAAACACCACAAGCACATTGTAGGTTATATTTGATGAGTTTCATAGAATTCAATGTATACCTGCTCTTTCATACTCCCCCAACTCAAAAAAACAATGAGCAGCGAAATCACCCTTGCCTATTGCTTCAAATATATCAGCAGCTTCCCTAAGTATAACATTTGCTGCTTCAGGATTCAAATGCCGCATTCGATCAGCCGTGGCTCTAAGGCCAGCAGCCTTAGATCTTCTTTCCCAATATGTATCTCCGGCTCTTTCAAAGCACATTGTTGCTATTTCATAGTTACAATCATGATATAACTGTACAGATAAAAGAATTAGATATCCATAGAGAGGTAATTGtatttctataaaagaaaaaaaataaggtgTTAATAGATCCATCATGCCCTCATTCACAAGTATTACAATTGCAagataaaagtaataatttcCGTAGCAGAATTCAATAACAAGGACCCGTATCATCTTCATCATTGTCTAGCTATTAAATTGGGTAACAATCAAAGCCTATGATACTACCACAAATGAATATTCTGATCATTCCTTCACCATGATATTCTCCATGCAATAACCTAAGGTTTTCTAGTTACAATCGAAGCAGAAGAACTTTAAATAATAGAAGGCCAAAAACAATGACATAATATAAAGTACTGGTAGGAGTAGTAGAGTTAGTTTGGGAAAACATTACGTCTATGcaactataaaaataaacaatctaaTAGTTCCTTCACCATGATTTTTCCTATAAAATAACCTCAGGTTTTTTAGTCACAATAGAAGCAAAATCAATTCATAAATAGTGAAGTGATAACCTTCATGCCCCTTGACCTCCACTCCTCTGAACTGCTAGCAACTTGCATTGCCTGAGCAAGTGAGTCGTCCAGTTGTCTAACTTGGACAAGACACTTTTTCTTCCAATAGTCAAACATAGGTTTGCAAAACTCCTCTGTATTCTCACAAATCCACAATCTCTGTCTTGTACGTGTGATAGCTACGTAAAGTTGCTTGAGTTCTGAGCACAAGACATTGTGTTTAGTGGAAAAGGTGCTAGGTGAAGTTGAGTTGAGCAAATCGTATTCCTTCATATATTCAGATATTACCctccatttatttttcaaaggtgATGAGCCAAAAAAGTTGTACAACAATACATCCTGCGTAAGGACAACATAAGAATCACCAAAAACTAGGAAAATATGGCTTAATAAATTACTATTTAAGAAAATGGGGACGGTAGCTTAAACATGTCATGCAACAATTTTTAATATGTAGACATAATGCATAGAAATATGCATTTTAAGATTTTGAAcctatttagatgttgagatgaactaattttatcccatctcatcttatctaaataccactcaaatataaataattttcaatttcaatttttttttatctaataattacctaatcattacaacttgctcaaacttacaaacaaaacacaaaaacaaatttaacttttttaaatctcaaaacaaaaataatattaaaaataatattctaacaatattttaactttataataatggtattcaagtttttctctctcatttctcaaaattcataaaacatcttaacttaaactattttactatattcacagatttcttatcatatctcatctcaacatccaaacgaggTCTTTGTCTCTGCACAAGACCTAAAATAAAATCCTATTAGACATCGTGGGAACAATAATTTACTTCAATTAGGATATGATGTTAATCCCTATTTTACACCCTCAAATGAAAACCCGACATCTCAACTTtctattaaatgataaaaaaacacACATTCACACTAGATTgtacatattaaaaattaaaaaaattaagaaatattgaGGAAAAAAACACATACAGTGATATCTGTCGCCAAACAGTGGCCGGGGTGGCCGCCACACTTGAGGAACAGTCAAATTGATGGTGATTACTCCGACTATCTCCTGGGGCTGCCACCCCGAGTATGACCAGGGCTGGTCTTAAATTTACTTAGGGTTAGAGATTTTAGGgcttatgctttatattttagtgttttactttataatcatgtgtgatgcgtatttttaaaaaaacttgtgCTTTCTCTATTGAGGCATCTTATAGTTGAAGGgtataaaactcatttttataCCACTTCCTAACCAAAGATGCAATCTAGGAACAATCTTATGACATGGCATgatgatgaacttgaacataTTAAAAAggttatttttttcattgaaaatTCAACAACAAACTCAGCTAATCAACTCAatgtaaatcaataaatcaaataaataaacatgcaCAATAATCACCTGAAACTCAAGGCCCTTACACTCCACAATAGGATATGATGTTAATCCCTATTTTACACCCTCAAATGAAAACCCGACATCTCAACTTtctattaaatgataaaaaaacacACATTCACACTAGATTgtacatattaaaaattaaaaaaattaagaaatattgaGGAAAAAAACACATACGGTGATCTCTGTCGCTAGACAATGGCCGGGGGTGGCCGCCACACTTGAGGAACAGTCAAATTGATGGTGATTACTCCAACTGTCTCCTGGGGCTGCTACCCCGAGTATGACCAGGGCTAGTCTTAAATTTACTTAGGTTTAGAGATTTTAGGgcttatgctttatattttatgttttactttataatcatgtgtgatgcgtatttttaaaaaaacttgtgCTTTCTCTATTGAGACATCTTATAATTGAAGGgtataaaactcatttttataCCACTTCCTAACCAAAGATGCAATCTAGGAACAAACCTATGACATGGCATgatgatgaacttgaacatattaaaaagattatttttttcattgaaaatTCAACAACAAACTCGGCTAATCTACTCAatgtaaatcaataaatcaaataaataaacatgcaCAATAATCACCTGAAACTCAAGGCCCTTACACTCCACAATAGTTAGAACAAGAGCTTGCTTCCCAACATATTTGGAAACTTCCTTCTGAGCAAAATCATCCCGTACCAATATTACCTGCTCTGCACCAAAGCCAACAATACTTGCTCCACTATTTCCACTATTTCCAAAAATAGTGATGATTGCATTTTTATTGCTCCCTGATTCAAGCAAAATCGGAGCTTCTCCATACACAAGACTATTCTCAGGCTCCAAAACATCAATCGATtgaggaaagaaatgatataGAAGTTCAATAACACTGTGTGCTAGTTTGAGAACCCCATCGTGAGTACGGAAGTTCTGGCTCAGATGGAAAATATTTGACattattcctttttcttctcttttattaTGTCCACTGCTTTTTAATTCCGGTAGAAACTTCTTGTAGAATAGAGATCGTATATCCTGGAACCTAAAATCAATTCCCCTCGCAATTGTTTGTGCTGTATCACCAGAGAAAACAAAACCTTCTTTAACATTTTCgcatatatatttgaataatgcAATTTGGCTCAATGTAAGATCCTGAACCTCATCTATGTATACAAAATCAATTTTATCACCAGTGTAGCTTCCAATTCTCAAACGACGATGTAGATCTATCACAAGATCAGCCAGATCAAACTCACCCttttccatcttcatcttttcataattttgaaaGAGCTCATAGATTATTTCTCTCTCCTGTCTACTTAAATTGGAAACACGGCTATTTGATAGTAAAAGATAGTCGTCACGATTGAGTTTACCATCACCTTCCTCTACAGCTTGTGGGCCACCttttatatgagaaataatCTCTGTGAAAACTCTGGAAGAGTCAAGCTTTGTAATTAGCTTGGCATTGAAATGGGGCCAGTATGATAAACTAAACCTCTCATAATTAACTTCCTTCAACTTTATAAATGTCTCTAAGGCAACTGATCTACCACCAACTCGACCAGAATCAAGTTTTCTCACTTCATGGAATCTTTCAAAGTAGGAATTGCCCACAGTTCCATCAAGCATCATCAGAAATTTATGAAATGTTATCACAAGAGGATAGGACATGGTAGGAACACCAACAAAAGAATCTGGGATGTCCTTGAATTGAATTGCATCGTCAAAATCATCAATATCATTTGAACTGGTACCTTTAGAGCAATCACCATCACAGACAGagctacaaaaaaaataaaaaagtcttaAAAGGCTCATTGTGAAATCCTCGAACAACTTTATTGCAAAAAACAAATTGTGCTTATTCACAAGATGTTTTGTTGTAAGACAAGATGAATATTTTAGCTAGACACTAAATATTGGGATAAATACACTTTGCATGCTCAAACTACCAAGATTTTTATACTGTTCCCAAATTACCAAATCTGACATTGCACCCTCATACTACGAAAACTTAGTACATCTCACTATGTCTTAAAATCTAATTATCAAGATTGTGCTACTTCACTGATTACTTCCCTGTTATCTATCAATTAAAAAACAGTGTGACGTGTCAATATTTGGTAGCTTGAGGGTGTAATGAGTTGGTTTTCATAGTTTCGGGTGTATAATGCAAAACCCATGACAATTCAAGGGTGCAAAGTCTATTTGTCCCCACGATGTTAGAAGAGATAATATATCACCTTGATTTGTACTAACAAAATAAAAGACTTTCGATACTTTTGTGCTAACCTAAATCTAT contains:
- the LOC122311306 gene encoding uncharacterized protein LOC122311306 isoform X3, coding for MTKGDGSEKRVPADHGFTDIVLSWSLEDIENEDLYKYQVENIPQSFESVDQYFGSYVYPLLEETRAELHSSMEIISRAPFAEVIVFHESKAYGGTKVYDVEVDQWRNRFTVRGEESYKTLPGDVFVLADAKPEDVSDLQRIGRQWAFVAVTKIPEDVNEDDSTSTRFKVKALKDIELDPGNHKSLFVIFLTNTTPNKRIWNALHMPGNLQIIKKVLCTNSLIEEDCDLCSAESDGSWHEKFGTSINSKLNEPQTQTFLACLRKMHCSHKTEVELIWGPPGTGKTKIISTLLLSFFGMGYRTLTCAPTNVAITGVASCITELVKESLETNDSFCSLGDILLFGNKGRLKLGTDIEEIYLDYRVERLTECLGHMTGWRHCFDSMIDLLEDCVSQYHMLLENESIREREKSKEKDIKEESREETDASHEMCKSFLDFVRKRFVSISSPLKNCLLIFCTHLPKSYTQSNFQNMISLIGLLESFETLLFQDSVESEVLEELFSRLEVVGDTAQPLMDIPFQLQATRRECLSGLKTLKGSFNELELPMSMNKESIMDFCLRAASLLLCTASSSYKLHSVVMKPLNILVIDEAAQLKECESAIPLQLRGLRHAILVGDECQLPAMVESNISSEAGFGRSLFERMSSLGHSKHLLNIQYRMHPSISFFPNMNFYCNRILDAPNVKRKGYKKHYLPGPMFGTYSFINIVDGREEQGDVGYGWRNLVEVAVVMKILLNLYKAWVHSRQKLSIGVISPYAAQVVAIQDKLGRKYVNIDGFTVKVKSVDGFQGGEEDIIIISTVRSNKYASIGFLSNPQRTNVALTRARHCLWILGNEGTLGNSVSIWKALVLDAKKRQCFFNADEDKDLHKALLDVKREFEQFDDLLNGDSLLFRSARWKVLFSDNFLKSFKKLKSVMRKNSVIELLLKLSRGWRPKKRSSDPVCGSSSQIIKQFKVEDRYIVCAYDIRKEWSDVVKELRYYQVLKVWDILPAEEIPKLIKRLDSMFGKYTDDFLNRCKEKCLEGSVCDGDCSKGTSSNDIDDFDDAIQFKDIPDSFVGVPTMSYPLVITFHKFLMMLDGTVGNSYFERFHEVRKLDSGRVGGRSVALETFIKLKEVNYERFSLSYWPHFNAKLITKLDSSRVFTEIISHIKGGPQAVEEGDGKLNRDDYLLLSNSRVSNLSRQEREIIYELFQNYEKMKMEKGEFDLADLVIDLHRRLRIGSYTGDKIDFVYIDEVQDLTLSQIALFKYICENVKEGFVFSGDTAQTIARGIDFRFQDIRSLFYKKFLPELKSSGHNKREEKGIMSNIFHLSQNFRTHDGVLKLAHSVIELLYHFFPQSIDVLEPENSLVYGEAPILLESGSNKNAIITIFGNSGNSGASIVGFGAEQVILVRDDFAQKEVSKYVGKQALVLTIVECKGLEFQDVLLYNFFGSSPLKNKWRVISEYMKEYDLLNSTSPSTFSTKHNVLCSELKQLYVAITRTRQRLWICENTEEFCKPMFDYWKKKCLVQVRQLDDSLAQAMQVASSSEEWRSRGMKLYHDCNYEIATMCFERAGDTYWERRSKAAGLRATADRMRHLNPEAANVILREAADIFEAIGKGDFAAHCFFELGEYERAGRLYLEKCGESDLEKAGECFSLAGCYELAADVYARGYFFPECLKVCSKGKLFDKGLEYIQDWKQNATIGFGVVRRGKVTEKMEHEFLEGCALHYYELKDHRSMMRFVKGFHSIELMREFLKRLGCFDELLLLEEELGNFLEAANIAKLRGEILKTSDLLGKAGNFKEASMLILLFVLSSSLWTAGSKGWPLKQFAKKQELLAKAKSFAKNESNNFYAYVCTEADVLSNEKTSMSVMKNSLNSSQRHKSACGEIISARKIIDAHLDTNSSKYIWEDYFVFDRIKHSDQMISGNQISIETLVYFWNIWKDHVVNIFKYLRSLETQDLNEYKQYEDFCLNYMGVWRQFRELNAIYLLLNPGADWLRGLDNRFLHQNGKLVSIDVRHLASTAQSYWSSEILSVGLQVLKNLEALYNLSLKNNLSMFCQSRSLTRIYEVAKSLLESKYLDCGYQGPKVIERFVKFSAESFFGYVFPLDWRKSLAENMFSLRESEVSKNLLHQVILENISSRGKLTYGKIGRVVMIIFGLGKLNNDLYVKILKLFDDIDWNPPWKTFIQNLCGNVDISFPHATVPDNISKSPREWSLLFSLHEALNDTYNANWKKENDYISPDCFLYLVERLLILASSFHGYFITSKSSFVEWFIYKEVDNYPNSTFVYEVQPFLGGIYESIINFVQQLLFNKKETLEWIRRSNINAKDYYPLLVLRLVVIICLVYLNSGCFSDSLSELLGRSSITEQLPFEFYDVLRRRPKHLHMNVNVLAEAFKKLHNPLVIVSLGKNCSQFLCADAIFVDMTAKQSQEDMLRVLRLRTVEASRGQIGDIEVGATNACGEVLSSDSYDHGGYKLTSSNLASQGDLNNIIGIKLPINYSYFWDRFEALKPLEIGGDPRCMLENDQTMKVNLGECIHILSIIIRECRQMNIYHEDENLLKEVAGMLDELNLLSVSLDAREQQPGNNMSTIGELSKRLQSRRQHVEPFLNRLFLQLTTIHPVETSKADSTSVDRYNEMDSDSEAKEGSSVDKGKSNTSKVATVSGAYSQSSKETQNKGKGNNKYKKKNRSKGGRKK
- the LOC122311306 gene encoding uncharacterized protein LOC122311306 isoform X2, yielding MTKGDGSEKRVPADHGFTDIVLSWSLEDIENEDLYKYQVENIPQSFESVDQYFGSYVYPLLEETRAELHSSMEIISRAPFAEVIVFHESKAYGGTKVYDVEVDQWRNRFTVRGEESYKTLPGDVFVLADAKPEDVSDLQRIGRQWAFVAVTKIPEDVNEDDSTSTRFKVKALKDIELDPGNHKSLFVIFLTNTTPNKRIWNALHMPGNLQIIKKVLCTNSLIEEDCDLCSAESDGSWHEKFGTSINSKLNEPQTQTFLACLRKMHCSHKTEVELIWGPPGTGKTKIISTLLLSFFGMGYRTLTCAPTNVAITGVASCITELVKESLETNDSFCSLGDILLFGNKGRLKLGTDIEEIYLDYRVERLTECLGHMTGWRHCFDSMIDLLEDCVSQYHMLLENESIREREKSKEKDIKEESREETDASHEMCKSFLDFVRKRFVSISSPLKNCLLIFCTHLPKSYTQSNFQNMISLIGLLESFETLLFQDSVESEVLEELFSRLEVVGDTAQPLMDIPFQLQATRRECLSGLKTLKGSFNELELPMSMNKESIMDFCLRAASLLLCTASSSYKLHSVVMKPLNILVIDEAAQLKECESAIPLQLRGLRHAILVGDECQLPAMVESNISSEAGFGRSLFERMSSLGHSKHLLNIQYRMHPSISFFPNMNFYCNRILDAPNVKRKGYKKHYLPGPMFGTYSFINIVDGREEQGDVGYGWRNLVEVAVVMKILLNLYKAWVHSRQKLSIGVISPYAAQVVAIQDKLGRKYVNIDGFTVKVKSVDGFQGGEEDIIIISTVRSNKYASIGFLSNPQRTNVALTRARHCLWILGNEGTLGNSVSIWKALVLDAKKRQCFFNADEDKDLHKALLDVKREFEQFDDLLNGDSLLFRSARWKVLFSDNFLKSFKKLKSVMRKNSVIELLLKLSRGWRPKKRSSDPVCGSSSQIIKQFKVEDRYIVCAYDIRKEWSDVVKELRYYQVLKVWDILPAEEIPKLIKRLDSMFGKYTDDFLNRCKEKCLEGDLEVPKSWSSSFDIVRIRNVANSENESDLVGCTSDGRSYVENAKVSESLMLMKFYSFSSGVVGQLLSNKDSGELDLPFEVTDQEQEIIIFPRSAFILGRSGTGKTTVLTRKLLEKEKVHQMATELFYGVKSDNLVHSPENEVEETLAETKRTILHQLFVTVSHKLCYAVKLQVTQHVSQLKSSVCDGDCSKGTSSNDIDDFDDAIQFKDIPDSFVGVPTMSYPLVITFHKFLMMLDGTVGNSYFERFHEVRKLDSGRVGGRSVALETFIKLKEVNYERFSLSYWPHFNAKLITKLDSSRVFTEIISHIKGGPQAVEEGDGKLNRDDYLLLSNSRVSNLSRQEREIIYELFQNYEKMKMEKGEFDLADLVIDLHRRLRIGSYTGDKIDFVYIDEVQDLTLSQIALFKYICENVKEGFVFSGDTAQTIARGIDFRFQDIRSLFYKKFLPELKSSGHNKREEKGIMSNIFHLSQNFRTHDGVLKLAHSVIELLYHFFPQSIDVLEPENSLVYGEAPILLESGSNKNAIITIFGNSGNSGASIVGFGAEQVILVRDDFAQKEVSKYVGKQALVLTIVECKGLEFQLYHDCNYEIATMCFERAGDTYWERRSKAAGLRATADRMRHLNPEAANVILREAADIFEAIGKGDFAAHCFFELGEYERAGRLYLEKCGESDLEKAGECFSLAGCYELAADVYARGYFFPECLKVCSKGKLFDKGLEYIQDWKQNATIGFGVVRRGKVTEKMEHEFLEGCALHYYELKDHRSMMRFVKGFHSIELMREFLKRLGCFDELLLLEEELGNFLEAANIAKLRGEILKTSDLLGKAGNFKEASMLILLFVLSSSLWTAGSKGWPLKQFAKKQELLAKAKSFAKNESNNFYAYVCTEADVLSNEKTSMSVMKNSLNSSQRHKSACGEIISARKIIDAHLDTNSSKYIWEDYFVFDRIKHSDQMISGNQISIETLVYFWNIWKDHVVNIFKYLRSLETQDLNEYKQYEDFCLNYMGVWRQFRELNAIYLLLNPGADWLRGLDNRFLHQNGKLVSIDVRHLASTAQSYWSSEILSVGLQVLKNLEALYNLSLKNNLSMFCQSRSLTRIYEVAKSLLESKYLDCGYQGPKVIERFVKFSAESFFGYVFPLDWRKSLAENMFSLRESEVSKNLLHQVILENISSRGKLTYGKIGRVVMIIFGLGKLNNDLYVKILKLFDDIDWNPPWKTFIQNLCGNVDISFPHATVPDNISKSPREWSLLFSLHEALNDTYNANWKKENDYISPDCFLYLVERLLILASSFHGYFITSKSSFVEWFIYKEVDNYPNSTFVYEVQPFLGGIYESIINFVQQLLFNKKETLEWIRRSNINAKDYYPLLVLRLVVIICLVYLNSGCFSDSLSELLGRSSITEQLPFEFYDVLRRRPKHLHMNVNVLAEAFKKLHNPLVIVSLGKNCSQFLCADAIFVDMTAKQSQEDMLRVLRLRTVEASRGQIGDIEVGATNACGEVLSSDSYDHGGYKLTSSNLASQGDLNNIIGIKLPINYSYFWDRFEALKPLEIGGDPRCMLENDQTMKVNLGECIHILSIIIRECRQMNIYHEDENLLKEVAGMLDELNLLSVSLDAREQQPGNNMSTIGELSKRLQSRRQHVEPFLNRLFLQLTTIHPVETSKADSTSVDRYNEMDSDSEAKEGSSVDKGKSNTSKVATVSGAYSQSSKETQNKGKGNNKYKKKNRSKGGRKK